From a single Helicovermis profundi genomic region:
- a CDS encoding IS110 family transposase produces the protein MSNYYHLPVVGIDVAANFSVVTALKPNGDVFRKNLKISHTLGGFNKLLLFLQKIEEEFNDSPKVFCESTGIYHLTLLHFLVKNQIDIHVINPLITNSNKNSNIRKVKTDKLDSLSIAKICKFDNVKTSTFTSEEFLHLKLLVREYYKVVDLKANLKKTFSNNIYINYPGLQNAFANITGKTPLIFIRKYPTPKHLLNAEPKVVIELLTKSSRRGSSWANNKYNKLIKIANSANIIGITPLLFESKVIRFSESFDFYTNQLRNIVDEIHQYIDNASFGEVFKQNINLLKSFKGLGDITAITLLVEMGDINNFSKPQQLVAFFGVDPSVNQSGNFSGDRNKMSKRGTAIGRRALYTVALASIRTSKNKKPINLVLYEYYHIALDKKKKKVKLVAVMNKLLRYIFSILKNQKPYEVRNPLVHKRMFLESKLHNPVAA, from the coding sequence ATGTCTAACTATTACCATTTGCCTGTTGTAGGCATTGATGTTGCTGCTAATTTTTCAGTAGTTACTGCTTTAAAACCTAATGGCGACGTATTCCGTAAGAACCTTAAAATTAGCCATACACTTGGGGGCTTCAATAAACTTCTTCTTTTTCTACAAAAAATTGAAGAAGAGTTTAACGATAGTCCCAAAGTATTTTGCGAATCCACGGGAATATATCATCTTACTCTTCTTCATTTTCTTGTTAAAAATCAGATTGATATACATGTAATAAATCCTCTGATAACTAATTCTAACAAGAATTCGAACATAAGAAAAGTAAAAACTGATAAATTAGATTCTCTTTCCATCGCAAAAATTTGTAAATTTGATAATGTAAAGACTTCAACATTCACTAGTGAGGAGTTTTTACACCTTAAACTCCTAGTTCGTGAGTATTACAAAGTTGTTGATTTAAAGGCAAATTTGAAAAAAACTTTCTCAAATAATATTTATATTAACTATCCAGGACTTCAAAATGCATTTGCTAATATAACAGGTAAGACACCTTTAATATTTATTAGAAAATATCCAACACCTAAACATCTTCTTAACGCTGAGCCCAAAGTTGTTATTGAACTTCTAACAAAGTCATCAAGACGTGGTTCTAGTTGGGCTAATAATAAATATAACAAACTTATAAAAATCGCTAATAGTGCCAATATCATTGGTATTACTCCCTTGCTTTTTGAATCTAAAGTAATACGTTTTAGCGAAAGTTTTGATTTTTATACAAATCAACTTAGAAATATTGTAGATGAAATTCACCAATATATTGACAATGCCTCTTTTGGAGAAGTATTTAAACAAAATATTAATCTTCTTAAAAGTTTCAAAGGTCTTGGTGATATAACTGCAATTACTTTGTTAGTTGAAATGGGTGATATTAATAATTTTTCTAAGCCTCAACAACTTGTAGCTTTTTTCGGTGTAGATCCTAGCGTTAATCAATCTGGCAATTTTAGCGGTGATCGCAATAAAATGTCCAAACGTGGTACTGCTATAGGTAGAAGAGCTTTGTACACAGTCGCTCTTGCTTCAATACGTACAAGTAAAAATAAAAAGCCAATAAATCTTGTTTTGTATGAATATTATCACATAGCCCTTGATAAGAAAAAGAAAAAAGTTAAACTTGTAGCTGTTATGAATAAACTACTTCGCTATATTTTTTCAATACTAAAAAATCAAAAACCATATGAAGTTAGAAATCCACTCGTCCACAAAAGGATGTTTTTAGAATCTAAACTTCATAATCCTGTTGCTGCTTAA
- a CDS encoding stage V sporulation protein S encodes MEILKVSSHSNPNSVAGALAGVIREYGEAEIQAIGAGAVNQSIKAIAIARGFVSPSGIDLICTPAFTNIEIEGEERTAIRLIVRPKK; translated from the coding sequence ATGGAGATTTTAAAAGTTTCGTCACACTCTAATCCTAATTCAGTTGCAGGTGCATTAGCAGGTGTTATTCGTGAGTATGGTGAGGCTGAAATTCAAGCAATTGGTGCAGGAGCAGTAAATCAATCTATTAAAGCAATTGCAATTGCAAGAGGATTTGTTTCACCTTCTGGAATAGATTTAATTTGCACGCCAGCATTTACAAATATAGAAATTGAAGGTGAAGAGCGTACAGCGATTAGATTAATTGTACGACCGAAAAAATAG
- a CDS encoding stage V sporulation protein S: protein MEILKVSSKSNPNSVAGALAGVIREHGSAEMQAVGAGAINQAIKAIAIARGFVAPSGIDLVCVPAFADIVIDGEERTAIKLIVFPN from the coding sequence ATGGAAATTCTTAAAGTGTCTTCAAAGTCTAATCCTAATTCAGTTGCGGGAGCTTTAGCCGGGGTTATAAGAGAACATGGATCAGCAGAAATGCAAGCAGTTGGTGCAGGTGCAATTAATCAAGCGATTAAGGCAATTGCAATTGCAAGAGGTTTTGTAGCTCCTAGCGGTATTGATTTAGTTTGTGTACCGGCATTTGCTGATATTGTTATTGATGGCGAGGAAAGAACTGCGATTAAATTAATAGTTTTTCCAAATTAA
- a CDS encoding formate--tetrahydrofolate ligase, translated as MKTDVQIAQEAKMQHIGDVASKVGLKLEDLELYGNHKAKIHLDVMDRLEKEEDGKLILVTAINPTAAGEGKTTTNVGLSMALNKIGKRTFTALREPSLGPCFGVKGGAAGGGYSQVVPMDDINLHFTGDIHAVTTANNLLAALIDNHLHQGNPLNIDPKRIVWRRAIDMNDRALRSITVGLGPKGNGVVRQDGFDIAVASEIMAILCLATSMSDLKERLNKMIIGYTYDKKPVTAGELEATGSLALLLKDAIMPNLVQTLENTPALIHGGPFANIAHGCNSVVATKMALKLGDYVVTEAGFGADLGAEKFFNIKCRAASLKPSAVVVVATVRALKNHGGVAKADLGKENMKALADGFENLEKQIENVRKFGVPAVVAINAFPTDTKEELTYVEKRCNELGVDVALSEVWAKGGEGGIALAEKVVELAESGKAEFKVLYDLELSAKEKIEKICKEIYGADGVDFTTKALNDIKKYENDGIGSLPICMAKTQYSLSDNPKLLGRPKGFKITISEVKASAGAGFLVAMTGAIMRMPGLPRVPAATKMDILKSGEIIGLF; from the coding sequence ATGAAAACAGACGTACAGATAGCACAAGAAGCAAAAATGCAACACATCGGAGATGTAGCAAGTAAAGTGGGCCTTAAGTTAGAAGATTTAGAATTATACGGTAATCACAAAGCTAAGATACATTTAGATGTAATGGATAGATTAGAAAAAGAAGAAGATGGAAAATTAATACTAGTAACTGCAATAAATCCAACAGCAGCAGGAGAAGGTAAAACAACTACAAATGTCGGACTTTCAATGGCACTAAATAAAATAGGAAAAAGAACATTTACAGCACTAAGAGAGCCGTCTCTTGGACCATGTTTTGGAGTAAAAGGTGGAGCAGCTGGTGGTGGATATTCACAAGTGGTACCAATGGATGATATAAATCTTCATTTTACAGGAGATATTCATGCGGTAACAACTGCAAACAACTTACTTGCAGCACTTATAGACAACCATCTACATCAAGGAAACCCATTAAATATTGATCCAAAAAGAATCGTTTGGAGAAGAGCAATTGACATGAATGATAGAGCTCTTAGAAGTATAACAGTAGGACTTGGACCAAAAGGAAATGGAGTAGTAAGACAAGATGGATTTGATATAGCTGTAGCATCAGAAATAATGGCTATTCTTTGCCTTGCAACAAGCATGAGTGACTTAAAAGAAAGATTAAATAAAATGATTATAGGTTATACTTACGATAAAAAACCTGTAACAGCAGGTGAGTTAGAAGCGACAGGATCGCTTGCCTTATTATTAAAAGATGCAATAATGCCAAACCTAGTACAAACTTTAGAAAATACACCAGCACTAATTCACGGTGGACCATTTGCAAATATAGCACATGGATGCAACTCGGTAGTAGCGACAAAAATGGCATTAAAACTTGGTGATTATGTAGTAACAGAGGCTGGTTTTGGAGCAGATCTCGGAGCTGAAAAATTCTTTAATATCAAATGTAGAGCAGCTTCACTTAAACCATCAGCAGTAGTAGTAGTAGCAACAGTAAGAGCCCTTAAGAATCACGGCGGAGTAGCAAAAGCAGATTTAGGAAAAGAAAATATGAAGGCTCTAGCAGATGGATTTGAGAATTTAGAAAAACAAATTGAAAATGTGAGAAAGTTTGGAGTACCAGCAGTAGTAGCAATAAACGCATTTCCAACAGATACAAAAGAAGAATTAACATATGTAGAAAAGAGATGTAATGAGCTTGGAGTAGATGTGGCACTTTCAGAAGTATGGGCAAAAGGCGGAGAAGGTGGAATTGCATTAGCTGAAAAAGTTGTAGAACTAGCAGAAAGTGGAAAAGCAGAATTCAAAGTACTATATGATTTAGAACTTAGTGCAAAAGAGAAAATCGAAAAAATATGCAAGGAAATATATGGAGCAGATGGAGTAGATTTTACTACAAAAGCATTAAATGATATTAAAAAGTATGAAAATGATGGAATAGGAAGTTTACCAATATGTATGGCAAAAACACAATATTCTTTATCTGACAATCCAAAGTTACTTGGAAGACCAAAAGGATTCAAGATAACAATAAGCGAAGTAAAAGCGTCAGCAGGAGCAGGATTCTTAGTAGCAATGACAGGTGCAATTATGAGAATGCCAGGACTACCAAGAGTACCAGCAGCAACAAAGATGGATATATTAAAGAGCGGAGAAATTATCGGCTTATTCTAA